The nucleotide sequence TCCGCTATATCCCCCTTTTATTCCCGATTCTACCTGATATACCGTTGGGGAATCGAATTTACCAAAGCAATCTTCCAACCCCTTCTGAAATCCCTGTAATTTGGCCAAACCACTAAAGCTTTCAACATCATAAAAATATACTATATCTTTGTAACCTTTGGAGTGAAGATGTTTTACAATATTAAACGTAGCATATGCATCATCACAAACAATGGAATATATATTATTCCCCTCCAAATATCCATTTAACATAACTACTGGGACATGTTGCGCCGCCTTTAATATATGGCTATTGTCAAAACGTTCCTTAAATACCGAACCTACTAAAATTATCCCATCTACTTTTTTTTGCAATAATATATTTAAATAAGTCTTTTTCCTACCCAATTCTCCCCCTGTATTGGACAGAATTACATTATAACCTAAAGATTGAAATCTATATTCGATTGTATATATGGCATTAGCATAATATGAATCTCTAACATCACTAGTTAAAACGCCAATGGTATTTGTTGCACTGGTAGCAAGGCTTCTTGCTATATCATTTACCGTATAATTTGCTTCTTTTAAAACCAATTCCACTTTTTCGTGAGTCTCTTGCTTTACATTTGGACTATTATTTAACACCCGTGATACTGTCGCTATGGATACTCCCGCCTTCTTAGCTATTTCATAAATATTCACTTATCGCACCCTTCCAACATTTTGTAAGCGCTTACAGTAATATTATACATCAACTTAATAAAAGGTACAATATATAAACCAGCTTTAATTATTGTAAAATGCATAAAAATTACATTGAAACCGTTATTAATCTATCAAAATAGGCATCTATATTAACATAGATGCCTATTTCCCCAATATTTCGCCTTTTTTGATATACGAATTAATAAACCAGCATATCGTTTTATGGTATAATTTTATTTGAATAATATCTAATTAATCATATTTAGGAGAGTGATTGTTTTTGGACCCAGATGGTACATGGCAAATTATTAGTTTAATCATCCTTTTATTTTTATCAGCTTTTTTTTCCGCATCGGAAACTGCTCTTATGGCTATAAGCAAAATACGCATAAAACATATGACAGAGGAGAAAGTTAAAGGTTCTGAACTGGTTACAAAGTTAATAGAAAAACCAAATAAACTATTAGGTGCTATTTTAGTTGGTAACAATCTCACAAATGTAGGCGCTTCTGCGATTGCAACATCCATAGCAATAGACCGCTTTGGCAGTACTGGAGTAGGTATAGCAACCGGTATAATGACATTGTTATTACTTATATTTGGCGAAATTACACCTAAAACTCTAGCAGTTAATAATTCAGAAAAGTTCGCCTTAAAGGTCGCAAAGCCCATATATGTTATAACGGTCATATTTGCTCCTATTGTCAATCTCTTCACTAAGGCAACAAATGGAGTTATAAAATTGCTCGGAGGTAAAGTAGAAAATCAGGATCCTTTTATTACAGAAGATGAACTCAAAACCATTGTGAATGTCAGCTATGAAGAAGGCGTACTGGAAGATAATGAGAAAGAATTTATATATAATGTTTTTGAGTTTGGCGATTCTCAAGTGGGAGATGTAATGATACCACGAATAGACATGATTGCTATAGAAGTTGAAACCAGCTATCAAGAGATATTAAATATTATAAAAGAAAAACGTTACTCCCGTATGCCTGTATATAAAGATAATATAGATAATATAATTGGCATAATTCATATAAAAGATTTGGTAGGAATAAACGGTGAAAGTAAGAATTTTGATATAACTAAATATTTAAAAGAACCTTTTTATACATTTGAATTTAAAAATACCGCTGAATTATTTGAAGATATGCGAAAAAACAGGGTATCAATGTCCATAGTTTTGGACGAATATGGTGGTACGGTAGGCTTGATTACAATGGAAGACCTGGTAGAAGAAATAGTTGGTGATATCGATGATGAATATGACGATTATGATGATGATATAGAAATAATAAATAATAATGAATATATAGTTAAAGGTAATACCAAAATAGATCTTGTAAATGAGACTTTAGGCCTTAATATAGAGTCAGACGATTTAGACTCAATAGGCGGTTTTATAATAGGACAACTAGGAAGAATGCCGAAGGCGGGAGAAAACTTAGAATGGAAAAACGTAAATTTCATAGTCGAAAATGTAAGGAAAAACCGGATAGATACCTTGAAAATTATCAGAAAATCCCAAAATGAAACTGCAACTTTTTAGCAAACTCTCCGTCTGTAATACTATAATAAATCTAATTGAAGGAGAGAGTCATGAAAAAATTATACATGTTCCTGGTTTCTATATTGATTATAATAATTTTTATAGGATGCAGTAGCCAATCAGAAACAAAAGAGGTCACAGTTTCAGATATTATGTTAAATATCAAAGAACAAATCGCTTTAGACCTCAAAGAAGGAGGAGTGCCTGAAGATGAACTTAAGGATGGAAATTTACCAACCATGTTAGAAGGAGATTTAAAAGCAAAAAAAACAGACCCCCTTATTGATTCAAATGGGCTCGATATTGAATATATTGAAGAGGGGATAATTCTCCAGGCAGTGATAAATATCAACTCTGATAGGATCATAATACTTAAAGCCAAAGATAAAAATAATGTCCAAGATTTAAAAAAGAGCTTGGAAGATATAAGAAAAAATCAAGCGAAAATCTGGGAACATTATCTGCCAG is from Xylanivirga thermophila and encodes:
- a CDS encoding HlyC/CorC family transporter; this encodes MDPDGTWQIISLIILLFLSAFFSASETALMAISKIRIKHMTEEKVKGSELVTKLIEKPNKLLGAILVGNNLTNVGASAIATSIAIDRFGSTGVGIATGIMTLLLLIFGEITPKTLAVNNSEKFALKVAKPIYVITVIFAPIVNLFTKATNGVIKLLGGKVENQDPFITEDELKTIVNVSYEEGVLEDNEKEFIYNVFEFGDSQVGDVMIPRIDMIAIEVETSYQEILNIIKEKRYSRMPVYKDNIDNIIGIIHIKDLVGINGESKNFDITKYLKEPFYTFEFKNTAELFEDMRKNRVSMSIVLDEYGGTVGLITMEDLVEEIVGDIDDEYDDYDDDIEIINNNEYIVKGNTKIDLVNETLGLNIESDDLDSIGGFIIGQLGRMPKAGENLEWKNVNFIVENVRKNRIDTLKIIRKSQNETATF
- a CDS encoding LacI family DNA-binding transcriptional regulator: MNIYEIAKKAGVSIATVSRVLNNSPNVKQETHEKVELVLKEANYTVNDIARSLATSATNTIGVLTSDVRDSYYANAIYTIEYRFQSLGYNVILSNTGGELGRKKTYLNILLQKKVDGIILVGSVFKERFDNSHILKAAQHVPVVMLNGYLEGNNIYSIVCDDAYATFNIVKHLHSKGYKDIVYFYDVESFSGLAKLQGFQKGLEDCFGKFDSPTVYQVESGIKGGYSGIAALESKGKKYTAVVCSDDLIAAGAIKKLREIGKEIPEDVGVTGFNNSLISNCTYPELFTVDNKVGDMACMAVDILYKVLKGEDLSNSYTVKPELIIRASC
- a CDS encoding DUF4358 domain-containing protein → MKKLYMFLVSILIIIIFIGCSSQSETKEVTVSDIMLNIKEQIALDLKEGGVPEDELKDGNLPTMLEGDLKAKKTDPLIDSNGLDIEYIEEGIILQAVININSDRIIILKAKDKNNVQDLKKSLEDIRKNQAKIWEHYLPDQYKKVENTIIKEKGNYLLYVTYDNPDKIETIFDEMLK